The following are encoded in a window of Ruminiclostridium herbifermentans genomic DNA:
- a CDS encoding endo-1,4-beta-xylanase, whose translation MSKKLSLLLVIAIVLTSLLPMSMSDVQAADTLFAEAGDTKKYDFEDGSSQGWEGLVSTVEVVNDTVAANSGSYGLKSSNSSANWQGAMLNITSFPAGKYKIEGYVKLVSAERSALKITHQHTDKGADGDAYDQLTANDNVTSSEWTKLEGTFTLSKIMVASSIKIESADSNNTPDYYLDDVTFTLVSLDNSKPEASSNIKSYEYNFDNGTTQGWSPRGDGVNVAVSAEAATSLPNSIKVTGRSQNWHGASINALGKLDKDVIYTVTAKVKSICASTTPSAISLTMQQKATAGGASTEYKQVASTGSINDSEWHEIKGTYSFTEDMVDQTLYFESSDPYDSFYIDDIYIASPGAGVPNIGFEDKTTQGFTSRLGCNVTVTNADKKAGTYSLLVSDREDEIDGPIIDVSGKMLQGSKYNISTWLKIAPGSEQSGIIVSMAYTKDGDTKYTNLFGSVSNPFVVTESEGWVNLNFDYLMAYDADEVSLYIESRGDTASFYIDDFCVTYIPPSGIQTDIPSLKDVYEKYFEMGASVVPGEYTGSSGDLLKKHFNSMVAGNDNKPESILPNTFLALEDITEANLNLDFSDYIKEYTEANNLKWRWHTLVWHSQTPDWLFTDENGNDLTTTDENGNLVLIEKDPVKQAANKELVLNRLKAYIKLIINRYGEYIDYYDVVNEVIDPAEPDGMRRSKWYVITGKDYIKVAFKTAKDELYAKGYTGKLYINDYNTEQPSKRDFLYNLVQEINKDEPLIDGVGHQCHIGRTSPSVSSIIASIEKFADAGLDNQVTELDVSNYDDSVSDFAKSTANKDVPEEVLLEQGYRYKQLFEGLLDIDKKKDCISSVAIWGISDANTWLSTFPITRLEKPLLFDTNQQAKYAYWGVVLANPEYKEYSANLPILIKNLSTPKGTPKIDGNSELLWESNAPISVQGDNGYIGSFRVRWDENNLYVFAEVTDASTNKSGSIDVFVNDTKTTFERKNSNSNFKTVETEKGYILEAKIPLTSTVVLDEKVSFDIRFVDGNGKMVSWNDITNNQDTSKANIGKLTLSEAVSATEAIKGTPTIDGTKDKIWDNANEISVNKFITGTSGATAVARTMWDENKLYVYAVVTDGSLHKESKDTYQQDSIEIFVDQKNDKTDIYGDDDGQYRINFDNEQSFGSNPGGSALTSAAIVTETGYIVEAAIDLDKIDAKEGTVIGFDLQVNNSDNSNGIRDSVAIWNDISGNSWSSLVKIGVVKLVSTKGSNTDNGSGSGSNSGSGSGTGTTPNDDKIKINGKNDKFAKIISEVIKGKKHTILEIIEDEISKILKDNILTITIDVKNGSNIVEGRFEGVTFKELKTKNAVLQINTENGTYILPASKIDIEKIALALGSDLKDITISIKIAESSDEKIALAEENAKKNKYKLVAKPIEFEITVTNGDKTIDVSKFDSFIERLIAIPDDINPKEISTAVIINTDGSFSHIPTSIVYIDGKYYAKIKSMTNSTYAVIANNKAYSDVEKHWSKDAVNVVTSRLILSGTVGDKFEPNLSINRGEFVDSVVKALGLYRSGAGVDSFIDVTKASAYYDSISIAYEYGLVSGYADNSFKPNSKITRQEALVIVAKAMKLAGIKTDLNENELNNILSSFKDSNKVSSWSKMAIAACIKNNIISGTNTKMIEPQSNITRGEVASIINKILKNSGLI comes from the coding sequence ATGTCAAAAAAACTAAGTCTGCTTTTGGTAATAGCGATAGTTTTAACATCATTATTACCAATGAGCATGTCAGATGTTCAAGCAGCAGATACTTTATTTGCTGAGGCTGGTGACACAAAAAAATATGATTTTGAAGATGGTTCTTCTCAAGGTTGGGAAGGATTAGTCAGCACTGTTGAAGTAGTTAATGATACAGTTGCGGCTAATAGTGGTTCGTATGGACTAAAGTCATCAAATTCTTCTGCAAATTGGCAAGGAGCAATGCTCAATATTACTTCATTTCCAGCAGGAAAATACAAGATTGAGGGTTATGTAAAGCTTGTGTCAGCAGAAAGAAGTGCTCTTAAGATAACCCACCAGCATACTGATAAAGGTGCAGATGGTGATGCTTATGATCAGCTTACAGCAAATGATAATGTTACTTCTAGCGAATGGACAAAGCTTGAGGGAACATTCACATTGTCTAAAATAATGGTTGCTAGCAGTATAAAAATTGAATCTGCTGATAGCAATAATACACCTGACTATTATCTTGATGACGTAACTTTCACATTAGTAAGTTTAGATAATTCAAAACCAGAAGCATCAAGTAATATAAAGAGTTATGAATATAATTTTGACAATGGAACAACACAAGGATGGAGTCCAAGAGGAGACGGTGTTAATGTTGCTGTTTCTGCAGAGGCAGCCACATCATTACCAAACAGTATAAAGGTAACAGGACGAAGTCAAAATTGGCATGGTGCAAGCATAAATGCTTTAGGAAAGTTGGACAAGGATGTAATTTACACAGTTACAGCAAAGGTTAAATCTATATGTGCATCAACAACACCTAGTGCAATTAGTTTAACAATGCAGCAAAAAGCAACAGCTGGCGGAGCAAGCACAGAATATAAACAGGTTGCTTCAACTGGCAGCATTAATGATAGTGAATGGCATGAAATTAAAGGTACATATTCATTTACTGAAGACATGGTAGATCAAACCTTGTACTTTGAAAGCAGTGACCCATATGATTCATTCTATATTGATGATATATATATTGCATCTCCAGGAGCTGGTGTACCTAATATAGGATTTGAAGACAAGACCACTCAGGGCTTTACATCAAGATTAGGTTGTAATGTTACAGTAACAAATGCTGATAAAAAAGCAGGAACATATAGTTTACTTGTTAGTGACAGAGAGGATGAAATTGACGGTCCTATTATTGATGTAAGTGGAAAAATGCTTCAGGGTTCAAAATATAATATTTCCACTTGGCTGAAAATAGCACCTGGCAGCGAACAATCAGGAATCATTGTTTCAATGGCTTATACTAAAGATGGTGACACAAAATATACTAATCTTTTTGGTTCTGTGAGCAATCCATTTGTTGTAACAGAAAGTGAAGGTTGGGTTAATCTTAATTTTGATTACTTAATGGCATATGATGCTGATGAAGTAAGCTTGTACATAGAATCAAGGGGAGATACAGCATCCTTCTACATTGATGATTTCTGTGTTACATATATACCACCTTCAGGAATACAGACTGATATTCCTTCATTAAAGGATGTATATGAAAAATATTTCGAAATGGGAGCATCAGTAGTACCTGGTGAGTATACTGGATCTTCAGGTGATTTGCTCAAGAAGCATTTTAATAGCATGGTAGCGGGAAATGATAATAAGCCAGAGTCAATATTACCTAATACATTCCTTGCCCTTGAGGACATCACAGAAGCAAATTTAAATTTAGATTTTTCAGATTATATTAAAGAATATACAGAAGCTAATAATTTGAAGTGGCGTTGGCACACCTTAGTATGGCATAGTCAGACACCTGACTGGCTCTTTACAGATGAAAACGGGAATGATTTAACAACAACAGATGAAAATGGAAATTTGGTTCTAATAGAGAAGGATCCTGTAAAGCAGGCTGCCAACAAAGAATTGGTGCTTAATAGATTGAAAGCTTATATAAAGCTGATAATTAATAGATATGGAGAATACATTGACTATTATGATGTGGTTAATGAGGTTATTGACCCAGCTGAGCCTGATGGAATGCGCAGAAGCAAGTGGTATGTAATAACTGGTAAGGATTATATCAAGGTAGCCTTTAAAACTGCAAAGGATGAATTATATGCAAAAGGCTATACTGGTAAGCTTTATATTAATGATTACAATACAGAACAACCTTCAAAACGTGATTTCTTATATAATCTTGTACAAGAGATAAATAAAGATGAACCTCTGATTGATGGTGTGGGTCATCAGTGCCATATAGGCCGTACTTCTCCATCTGTAAGTTCTATTATCGCTTCTATTGAGAAATTTGCAGATGCAGGTCTTGACAATCAGGTTACTGAACTTGATGTAAGTAACTATGATGACAGTGTAAGTGATTTCGCTAAGTCAACAGCTAATAAGGATGTTCCGGAAGAAGTACTTCTAGAACAAGGATATCGTTACAAGCAGCTATTTGAAGGACTTTTAGACATAGATAAGAAAAAAGATTGCATAAGCAGTGTTGCTATATGGGGAATTTCTGATGCTAATACATGGTTATCTACTTTCCCAATAACAAGACTGGAGAAACCGCTTCTTTTTGACACAAATCAACAAGCGAAATATGCATACTGGGGTGTTGTTTTGGCAAATCCAGAGTATAAAGAATATTCTGCAAATCTGCCAATTTTAATAAAGAATTTATCAACACCTAAAGGAACACCTAAGATTGATGGAAATAGCGAACTTCTTTGGGAATCAAATGCGCCAATTTCAGTGCAAGGTGATAATGGCTATATAGGTTCATTTAGAGTACGTTGGGATGAAAACAATCTATATGTATTTGCAGAGGTAACAGATGCTTCTACTAATAAGTCAGGTTCAATAGATGTATTTGTAAATGATACAAAAACAACCTTTGAACGCAAAAACTCAAATAGTAATTTTAAAACAGTTGAGACTGAAAAAGGTTATATTCTTGAAGCAAAAATCCCATTAACTTCGACTGTTGTTTTAGACGAAAAAGTTTCTTTTGATATTCGCTTTGTTGATGGAAATGGAAAAATGGTTTCATGGAATGATATAACAAATAATCAGGACACAAGCAAAGCCAATATTGGAAAATTAACTCTCAGTGAAGCCGTTAGTGCAACTGAAGCTATAAAAGGTACACCTACAATAGATGGTACTAAGGATAAAATATGGGATAATGCTAATGAGATTAGTGTTAATAAATTTATAACTGGAACATCAGGAGCAACTGCTGTAGCAAGAACTATGTGGGATGAAAACAAGCTTTATGTATATGCTGTAGTTACTGACGGCAGCTTGCATAAAGAAAGCAAGGATACATACCAGCAGGATTCTATTGAAATATTTGTTGACCAAAAAAATGATAAGACTGACATTTATGGTGATGATGACGGTCAATATAGAATTAATTTTGACAATGAGCAGAGCTTTGGAAGTAACCCTGGAGGAAGCGCTCTTACATCAGCAGCAATTGTTACTGAAACAGGTTATATTGTAGAAGCTGCTATTGACTTAGATAAGATTGATGCTAAAGAAGGAACTGTTATTGGTTTTGACCTACAAGTTAATAATTCAGATAACAGCAATGGTATAAGAGACAGTGTTGCTATTTGGAATGATATTTCAGGTAATAGCTGGTCTAGTTTGGTTAAAATAGGTGTTGTAAAATTAGTGTCAACAAAAGGCTCAAATACTGACAATGGTTCTGGTTCAGGTTCTAACTCAGGCTCCGGTTCTGGCACTGGCACGACACCAAATGATGATAAAATTAAAATCAATGGCAAGAATGATAAATTTGCAAAAATAATATCAGAAGTTATAAAAGGCAAAAAACATACTATACTTGAGATAATAGAAGATGAAATTAGTAAAATTCTCAAAGACAATATTTTGACTATTACTATTGATGTTAAAAATGGTTCTAATATTGTTGAAGGCAGGTTTGAAGGTGTAACCTTCAAAGAACTGAAAACAAAAAATGCTGTACTGCAAATTAATACTGAAAATGGAACCTACATTCTTCCTGCTTCAAAAATTGACATTGAAAAAATAGCGTTAGCGTTGGGTTCAGATTTAAAGGACATAACTATAAGTATTAAAATCGCAGAGTCATCTGATGAGAAAATTGCTTTAGCCGAAGAGAATGCTAAAAAGAATAAGTATAAGCTTGTGGCAAAGCCTATAGAGTTTGAAATTACAGTGACTAATGGAGATAAGACTATTGATGTATCAAAATTTGACAGCTTTATTGAGAGATTGATAGCAATTCCTGATGATATTAACCCAAAAGAAATTTCTACAGCTGTTATAATTAATACAGATGGTAGCTTCTCTCATATTCCAACCTCAATAGTATATATTGATGGTAAGTATTATGCTAAGATAAAGAGCATGACAAATAGTACATATGCTGTAATTGCTAATAACAAAGCTTACAGTGATGTAGAGAAGCATTGGTCAAAGGATGCAGTAAATGTAGTTACTTCAAGACTTATTTTGAGCGGTACTGTGGGTGATAAATTTGAACCTAATTTAAGTATTAACAGAGGCGAGTTTGTTGACTCAGTTGTAAAGGCTTTAGGTCTATATAGAAGTGGTGCAGGAGTGGATAGCTTCATTGATGTGACAAAAGCTTCTGCATACTATGATTCAATAAGTATAGCTTATGAATATGGTTTAGTATCTGGCTATGCAGACAATTCATTTAAACCAAACAGCAAAATTACTCGTCAAGAAGCTTTAGTAATTGTTGCAAAGGCTATGAAACTTGCTGGAATAAAAACTGATTTAAATGAAAATGAATTAAACAACATATTAAGCAGTTTTAAGGATTCTAACAAGGTATCAAGCTGGTCAAAGATGGCTATTGCTGCTTGTATAAAGAATAATATAATATCTGGTACAAATACAAAAATGATTGAACCTCAAAGCAATATTACCCGTGGAGAGGTAGCATCAATCATTAATAAGATTTTGAAAAACTCAGGCTTAATTTAA
- a CDS encoding CotH kinase family protein — protein sequence MKRSRLLILSLVIALAASVFSMTIVSAATLYGDLNQDGAIDAIDFALMKGHLLGNTELSDLKAADLDADGSVNALDYSLLKQYLLKVIDKFPADKGTEEGKKTEAEKLLGDIIFSVPGSTFQNSISVSLSTKISNAEIRYTTDGSIPTINSPVYKNPLTLTKTTQVRAQAFVNGAASGKVGTAVYICTSINTTHDLPIVIIDSYGAGKAGKEDYLEAAIMVMEPKNNQASLLQAPTIATRGGYHIRGQSSSNFEKAPYRLEFWDNKGDDAKYSIMGLPADGDWCLLSPYPDKSLIRNALAYELGNIMGLETPGYTFVEVYINTDNQPVSSSDYQGVYLLTEKIEIDKDRLNIAKLKKEDLTEPNITGGYLMQFNMMAAEPPLIRGNGWSDLELTEPDDALPEQIAWITNYIQKTHNAIHSANPSDPNTGYPAYIDVDSFVDYIIVNEMARQGDSYMRSTRIFKDRGQKLKAGPLWDFDLGFDCVAGFGWGGGGSSNVQGWQFQPMFGTNSTVDWYYTLMKDPSFQQKIAARWSSLRSGPLSDNNLKALIQRLSSPLSNGAKRNFQKWNILNTSMVGGFGTQTTQTWEQQIDILQRFVINRAAWLDTSGWKPTTTNPWGF from the coding sequence ATGAAAAGAAGTCGCTTACTAATTTTGTCATTAGTAATAGCACTTGCTGCAAGTGTTTTTTCAATGACAATAGTCTCCGCAGCAACACTTTACGGTGATTTAAACCAAGATGGTGCAATAGATGCCATAGATTTTGCTTTAATGAAAGGTCATCTTTTAGGTAATACTGAATTATCTGATCTTAAAGCTGCAGATTTAGATGCAGATGGTTCTGTTAATGCACTTGATTACTCATTATTGAAGCAATATTTACTTAAGGTAATTGATAAGTTCCCAGCTGATAAAGGCACAGAAGAAGGAAAGAAAACTGAAGCTGAGAAATTGCTTGGAGATATAATTTTCTCTGTTCCTGGTTCAACCTTCCAGAACTCTATTTCAGTATCTTTAAGTACAAAAATTTCAAATGCTGAAATACGTTATACAACTGATGGAAGCATTCCTACAATTAATTCACCAGTTTATAAGAATCCTTTAACGCTTACAAAAACCACTCAAGTAAGAGCTCAAGCTTTTGTAAATGGAGCTGCAAGTGGCAAGGTGGGTACAGCAGTTTATATATGCACTTCAATAAATACCACTCATGATTTACCTATTGTAATTATTGATTCCTATGGTGCTGGAAAAGCAGGTAAAGAAGATTATTTAGAGGCTGCAATCATGGTAATGGAGCCTAAAAACAATCAAGCTTCATTATTGCAAGCTCCTACAATTGCTACAAGAGGTGGCTACCATATTCGTGGACAATCCTCCTCAAATTTTGAAAAGGCACCTTATAGACTCGAATTCTGGGATAACAAAGGTGACGATGCAAAATATTCAATAATGGGTCTCCCTGCAGATGGAGACTGGTGTTTACTTTCACCATATCCGGATAAATCCCTTATCCGTAATGCCTTAGCATATGAACTTGGAAATATAATGGGATTAGAAACACCTGGCTATACATTTGTAGAGGTATATATCAATACTGATAATCAGCCGGTATCTTCTTCCGACTACCAAGGTGTTTACTTGTTAACTGAAAAAATAGAAATAGACAAGGATCGTCTAAACATTGCGAAATTAAAAAAAGAAGATTTAACTGAGCCAAATATTACAGGTGGTTACTTAATGCAGTTCAATATGATGGCAGCAGAACCTCCATTAATCAGAGGTAACGGATGGTCTGACCTTGAACTTACAGAGCCTGATGATGCTCTTCCTGAGCAAATTGCTTGGATAACAAATTACATTCAAAAAACTCACAATGCTATCCACAGTGCAAACCCATCAGATCCAAATACCGGTTATCCTGCATACATAGATGTTGATTCATTTGTAGATTATATAATCGTAAATGAAATGGCACGCCAAGGTGACTCATACATGCGTAGTACAAGAATATTTAAAGACAGAGGTCAAAAGCTAAAAGCCGGACCTCTCTGGGACTTTGACCTTGGCTTTGATTGTGTCGCTGGTTTTGGCTGGGGCGGTGGAGGATCTTCTAATGTACAAGGATGGCAGTTCCAACCTATGTTCGGTACAAACTCGACTGTTGATTGGTACTACACATTAATGAAGGATCCAAGCTTCCAGCAAAAAATTGCAGCCCGTTGGAGTTCATTACGCAGCGGTCCTCTATCTGATAATAATTTGAAGGCATTGATACAAAGGTTATCAAGTCCGTTGTCAAACGGTGCAAAGCGTAACTTCCAAAAATGGAATATCTTAAACACTTCTATGGTAGGTGGTTTTGGAACACAAACTACACAGACTTGGGAGCAGCAGATAGATATTCTTCAAAGATTTGTAATCAATAGAGCTGCTTGGCTAGACACATCTGGTTGGAAGCCTACAACTACTAACCCATGGGGATTTTAG
- a CDS encoding dockerin type I domain-containing protein: MLKNKICKFLCAVIFTTTIACNTNGFNATAATEYKFDFGGGAVEPGYIGVSATTAYSAARGYGFNTPANMKNVTASGSGLTSDAVQFLAFGTKSTNTFNVDLPNGLYEIEVTLGNTSRASVAAEGVFQIINMTGNCAKDKFQIPITDGQLNILVTEGKEGTAFTLSALTIKKISDNAVTNRTIYVGGDSTACNYYPIDTSAQAGWGQMLHRFIDTKEFQIRNIAASGQCARGFRDDGQFETILKYIKPGDYFLLEFGINDTAAKNNTTEAQFKEIMRDMVKQTVAKGATIILVTPQGRSTDFNSSNVHNSEGRYYRNSTLALAREENVPLVDLNVLSSRYFTSIGPNATLSLFMSGDAVHPNRAGATELARLIVEDIQRQGLFDSKEKDKAGDLNGDGNIDAIDFALMKQFLLGVISDFPDVDDKIAADLDGDGNINALDFALMKKYLLGAITEFPVDEGNTEISTIYQAEDAYIFNGVKETINGGFIGEGYCNLNNDTTSYIEWTVNAEKAGLYKLKFRYANGTTADRPMKIEVNGNTVISSLSFFSTGVWTTWQDVTINANLNAGINKIRASSIVATGGPNLDYLEVTNVTKP; this comes from the coding sequence ATGTTGAAAAATAAAATATGCAAGTTTTTGTGTGCTGTCATTTTCACAACAACAATTGCCTGCAATACAAATGGATTTAATGCAACAGCGGCAACTGAATATAAGTTCGATTTTGGTGGTGGAGCAGTAGAGCCAGGATATATTGGTGTTAGTGCAACCACTGCTTACAGTGCTGCAAGAGGATATGGTTTTAATACTCCAGCAAATATGAAAAATGTAACAGCATCAGGCAGTGGGCTTACAAGTGATGCTGTTCAATTTTTGGCCTTTGGTACAAAAAGTACAAATACTTTTAACGTAGACTTGCCAAATGGACTCTATGAGATTGAAGTGACATTGGGAAATACTTCAAGAGCAAGTGTTGCTGCAGAAGGTGTGTTTCAAATTATTAATATGACTGGAAATTGTGCAAAGGATAAATTTCAAATTCCAATAACAGATGGGCAGTTAAATATATTGGTTACTGAAGGTAAAGAAGGAACAGCCTTTACACTAAGTGCTCTTACAATTAAAAAAATATCAGATAATGCAGTGACAAACAGAACTATATATGTAGGAGGAGACTCAACAGCCTGCAATTACTATCCAATAGACACTAGTGCACAAGCTGGATGGGGGCAAATGCTTCATAGGTTTATAGATACGAAAGAATTTCAAATAAGAAATATAGCTGCCAGTGGGCAGTGTGCAAGAGGCTTTAGGGATGATGGTCAGTTTGAAACAATCCTTAAATACATTAAGCCAGGAGATTACTTCTTATTAGAATTCGGAATAAACGATACAGCAGCAAAAAACAATACAACTGAGGCACAATTTAAAGAAATAATGAGAGATATGGTGAAACAAACAGTTGCAAAGGGTGCTACTATAATATTGGTAACTCCCCAGGGAAGATCAACAGATTTCAATTCCTCAAATGTACATAATTCTGAAGGCAGATATTATAGAAACTCCACACTTGCACTTGCAAGAGAAGAAAATGTTCCACTAGTAGACCTAAATGTTTTAAGTTCTAGATATTTCACAAGTATTGGGCCAAATGCAACCCTTTCCTTATTTATGAGTGGGGATGCTGTTCATCCTAATAGAGCAGGTGCAACTGAACTGGCACGTTTAATTGTTGAGGATATACAAAGGCAGGGTCTTTTCGATTCTAAAGAAAAGGACAAAGCTGGTGATTTAAATGGAGATGGAAATATTGATGCAATAGATTTTGCACTTATGAAGCAATTCTTACTCGGTGTAATTAGTGATTTCCCAGATGTAGATGACAAAATTGCTGCTGACCTTGATGGAGATGGCAACATAAATGCATTAGATTTTGCATTAATGAAAAAGTATCTTCTAGGAGCCATTACAGAATTTCCTGTAGATGAGGGAAATACAGAAATTTCAACAATATATCAGGCTGAAGATGCTTATATTTTCAACGGCGTAAAAGAGACAATTAACGGTGGCTTTATAGGGGAAGGTTATTGCAATTTAAACAATGATACAACAAGCTATATTGAATGGACTGTTAATGCTGAAAAGGCAGGTTTGTATAAACTAAAGTTTAGATATGCAAATGGTACAACGGCTGATCGTCCTATGAAAATAGAGGTTAATGGAAATACTGTAATCAGCAGTTTAAGCTTCTTTTCTACAGGAGTATGGACCACTTGGCAAGATGTAACTATAAATGCAAATCTTAATGCTGGTATAAATAAAATAAGAGCTTCTTCTATTGTAGCAACAGGAGGCCCTAATTTAGATTACCTAGAGGTAACAAATGTAACTAAACCTTAA